The Geobacillus stearothermophilus ATCC 12980 genome contains a region encoding:
- the gltB gene encoding glutamate synthase large subunit produces MKHYGLPEAQGLYRPEFEHDACGIGFYAHLKGKPSHDIIEKALHMLRQLEHRGGQGSDPETGDGAGIMTQIPHEYFQAVCGGMNLPEKGRYGVGMFFLPEEEAKRAYYESMFNEIVAQEGQRLLGWRTVPVDREKLGKLARQSKPFIRQVFVAASDDVTDELAFERKLYVIRKQFEKCVEHNECYVASFSSRTIVYKGLLTPEQIDAFYLDLQDERFRSAFALVHSRFSTNTFPSWERAHPNRYLIHNGEINTLRGNVNWMAAREKQFVSEAFGADLEKVVPILDTNGSDSSILDNAFEFFVLAGRKPAHVAMMLIPEPWFWDEQMDGAKKAFYEYHSCLMEPWDGPTAISFTDGKQIGAILDRNGLRPARYYVTKDDYIIFSSEVGVIDVDPNNILYKERLSPGKMLLVDLEQGRIISDQEIKEEMAHEKPYRQWINEQMITLGDLEIPEDVEAPKQLVKLQKAFGYTFEDVEKTILPMAAEGKDPTGAMGMDAPLAVLSERPQSLFNYFKQLFAQVTNPPIDAIREYVVTSTMTLLGKEGNILHPDAKAARRIRLETPLLTNEELAALKANPYPEFACAVLPTLFTDDLKQALDELFAKADEAIENGAVLLVLSDRGVDETHVAIPVLLATSGLHQHLVRKGTRTNVSLLVESGEAREVHHFAALIGYGADAINPYLALETIRQASENGTIALSYREAVKTYMKAAVDGVVKVMSKMGISTVQSYRGAQIFEAVGIGDDVIEEYFTGTASQIGGIGLAEIAKEAKMRHEAAFGARHEDDVLDAGSELQWRRNGEHHVFNPKTIHLLQWACRKNDYNLYKQYSKLANEEQLTFLRNLFDFDSKRPPVPIDEVEPVESIVRRFKTGAMSFGSISQEAHEALAIAMNRIGGKSNSGEGGEDPARYVKDDNGDWRRSAIKQVASGRFGVKSHYLVNADELQIKMAQGAKPGEGGQLPANKVYPWVGKVRGSTPGVELISPPPHHDIYSIEDLAQLIYDLKNANKDARISVKLVAKAGVGTIAAGVAKGNADVIVISGYDGGTGASPKTSIKHAGLPWELGLVETHQTLMLNGLRDRVVLETDGKLMTGRDVVMAALFGAEEFGFATAPLVVLGCVMMRVCHLDTCPVGVATQNPELRKKFTGEPDHVVNFMYFVAQEVREMMAELGFRTIDEMVGRVDVLKVSERAKAHWKAKHLDLSRLLYQVDGPRTGSKGQNHRMEETLDYTEILPAVQPALERQEPVELHLAIRNVHRTVGAMTGSEISKRYGEEGLPDDTIRLHFTGSAGQSFAAFVPKGMTLELVGDANDYVGKGLSGGKVIVRPPHEAPFAAADNVIIGNVAFYGATSGEAYIRGRAGERFCVRNSGVHAVVEGVGDHGCEYMTGGRVVILGSVGKNFAAGMSGGIAYVLADEDSWQQTANLELVSFERLEDEEEIRDVRRMIENHYRYTGSPRAALVLDEWDDYVRRFVKVIPRNYKLMIETIETLEQSGLSHEEAVMAAFETVAKQKKAAVGGVHQLQAVAK; encoded by the coding sequence ATGAAACACTACGGATTACCGGAAGCGCAAGGGTTATATCGCCCGGAATTTGAGCATGATGCATGCGGGATCGGGTTTTATGCGCATTTGAAAGGAAAACCGTCACATGACATTATCGAAAAAGCGCTCCATATGCTTCGCCAGCTTGAACACCGCGGCGGACAAGGGAGCGATCCGGAAACAGGCGATGGCGCGGGCATTATGACGCAAATTCCGCATGAGTATTTTCAAGCGGTGTGCGGCGGGATGAACTTGCCGGAAAAAGGGCGCTACGGGGTCGGGATGTTCTTTTTGCCGGAAGAGGAAGCGAAACGGGCGTACTATGAATCGATGTTCAATGAGATCGTCGCTCAAGAAGGGCAACGGCTGCTCGGATGGCGGACAGTTCCAGTTGATCGTGAAAAGCTTGGCAAACTGGCGCGGCAAAGCAAGCCGTTCATCCGTCAAGTGTTTGTCGCGGCAAGTGATGACGTGACTGATGAGTTGGCGTTTGAACGGAAGCTGTATGTGATCCGCAAACAATTCGAAAAATGTGTGGAACACAACGAGTGCTATGTAGCGAGCTTCTCGAGCCGAACGATCGTGTATAAAGGGCTTTTGACGCCGGAACAAATCGATGCGTTTTATTTGGATTTGCAAGATGAACGGTTCCGTTCGGCGTTTGCTCTCGTGCACTCGCGCTTCAGCACGAACACGTTTCCGAGCTGGGAGCGGGCCCATCCGAACCGCTACTTGATCCATAACGGCGAGATCAACACGCTGCGCGGCAACGTCAACTGGATGGCGGCGCGCGAGAAACAATTTGTGTCCGAAGCGTTCGGCGCGGATTTGGAAAAAGTCGTGCCGATTTTGGATACGAACGGCAGCGACTCGTCGATTTTGGACAATGCGTTTGAATTTTTCGTTCTCGCTGGCCGGAAGCCGGCCCATGTCGCGATGATGCTCATTCCGGAACCGTGGTTTTGGGATGAGCAGATGGACGGGGCGAAAAAGGCGTTTTACGAGTACCACAGCTGTCTCATGGAGCCGTGGGACGGACCGACGGCGATTTCGTTCACCGACGGCAAGCAAATCGGCGCCATTTTGGACCGGAACGGTTTGCGTCCGGCCCGCTATTATGTCACCAAAGACGACTACATTATTTTCTCATCCGAAGTCGGCGTCATCGATGTTGACCCGAACAACATTTTATATAAAGAGCGGCTGAGCCCGGGGAAAATGCTGTTGGTTGACCTCGAGCAAGGGCGCATCATCTCTGACCAGGAAATCAAGGAAGAAATGGCTCATGAAAAGCCATATCGCCAATGGATCAACGAGCAAATGATCACGCTTGGCGATCTGGAAATTCCGGAGGACGTCGAAGCGCCGAAGCAACTCGTCAAACTGCAAAAAGCGTTCGGCTACACGTTTGAAGATGTGGAAAAAACGATTTTGCCGATGGCGGCGGAAGGAAAAGATCCGACCGGCGCTATGGGCATGGACGCGCCGCTTGCCGTGCTGTCGGAGCGGCCGCAAAGTTTGTTCAACTACTTCAAGCAGCTGTTTGCCCAAGTGACAAATCCGCCGATTGATGCGATCCGCGAATATGTCGTCACCTCGACGATGACGCTGCTTGGCAAAGAAGGGAACATTTTGCATCCGGACGCCAAAGCGGCGCGGCGCATCCGCTTGGAAACTCCGCTATTGACGAACGAAGAGCTCGCAGCGTTAAAAGCCAATCCGTACCCGGAATTTGCGTGCGCGGTGCTGCCGACGCTGTTTACTGATGATTTGAAACAGGCGCTTGATGAGCTGTTTGCCAAAGCGGATGAAGCGATCGAAAACGGGGCGGTGCTTCTTGTGCTGTCCGACCGCGGCGTTGATGAAACACATGTCGCCATTCCGGTTTTGTTGGCGACAAGCGGGCTTCACCAGCATCTTGTCCGCAAAGGGACGCGCACGAACGTCAGCCTGCTTGTCGAAAGCGGCGAAGCGCGTGAAGTGCATCATTTTGCGGCGCTCATCGGCTACGGGGCGGACGCCATCAACCCGTACTTGGCGCTGGAGACGATCCGCCAAGCGTCAGAAAACGGCACGATCGCCTTGTCGTACCGCGAAGCGGTGAAAACGTATATGAAGGCAGCCGTTGACGGCGTTGTCAAAGTGATGTCGAAAATGGGCATTTCGACGGTGCAAAGCTACCGCGGCGCGCAAATTTTTGAAGCGGTCGGCATCGGCGACGATGTCATTGAGGAATACTTCACCGGCACGGCATCGCAAATCGGCGGCATCGGGCTTGCGGAAATTGCGAAAGAAGCGAAAATGCGCCACGAAGCCGCTTTCGGAGCGCGGCATGAAGACGATGTGCTCGATGCAGGCAGCGAGCTGCAATGGCGGCGCAACGGCGAACATCACGTGTTCAATCCGAAGACGATCCATTTGTTGCAATGGGCGTGCCGGAAAAACGATTACAACCTCTATAAACAATATTCGAAACTGGCCAATGAAGAACAGTTGACGTTTTTGCGCAACTTGTTCGACTTCGATTCGAAGCGCCCTCCGGTGCCGATTGACGAAGTCGAGCCGGTTGAATCGATCGTCCGCCGCTTTAAAACAGGGGCCATGTCGTTCGGTTCGATCAGCCAGGAAGCCCATGAGGCTCTGGCGATCGCCATGAACCGGATCGGCGGAAAAAGCAACAGCGGCGAGGGCGGCGAAGACCCGGCCCGCTATGTGAAAGACGACAACGGCGACTGGCGCCGCAGCGCGATCAAACAAGTGGCGTCCGGGCGTTTTGGCGTAAAAAGCCATTATTTGGTCAATGCCGATGAATTGCAAATCAAAATGGCGCAAGGGGCAAAACCAGGTGAAGGCGGGCAGCTTCCGGCCAATAAAGTGTATCCGTGGGTCGGCAAAGTGCGCGGCTCAACGCCGGGAGTCGAGCTCATTTCCCCGCCGCCGCACCATGACATTTACTCGATCGAAGACTTGGCCCAGCTCATTTACGATTTGAAAAACGCCAACAAAGACGCGCGCATCAGCGTCAAGCTCGTCGCCAAAGCCGGCGTCGGCACAATCGCCGCTGGCGTGGCGAAAGGGAACGCCGATGTCATTGTCATCAGCGGCTATGACGGCGGCACGGGTGCGTCGCCGAAAACGAGCATCAAGCATGCCGGCTTGCCGTGGGAGCTTGGTTTGGTGGAAACGCATCAGACGCTCATGCTCAATGGGTTGCGCGACCGCGTCGTTCTAGAAACCGACGGCAAATTGATGACCGGCCGTGACGTTGTGATGGCGGCGCTGTTTGGGGCCGAAGAATTCGGATTTGCGACGGCACCGCTCGTCGTTTTAGGCTGTGTCATGATGCGCGTCTGCCATTTGGATACGTGTCCGGTCGGCGTGGCGACGCAAAATCCGGAACTGCGCAAGAAATTTACCGGCGAGCCGGATCATGTCGTCAATTTCATGTATTTCGTCGCTCAGGAAGTGCGGGAAATGATGGCGGAACTCGGATTCCGCACGATCGACGAAATGGTCGGCCGCGTTGACGTCTTAAAAGTGAGCGAACGGGCGAAAGCGCATTGGAAAGCGAAACATCTTGACTTGTCCCGTCTCTTGTATCAAGTCGATGGCCCGCGCACAGGCAGCAAAGGGCAAAACCATCGAATGGAAGAGACGCTCGACTATACGGAAATTTTACCGGCGGTGCAGCCAGCGCTTGAGCGGCAGGAGCCGGTCGAACTTCACCTCGCCATCCGCAACGTCCACCGCACGGTCGGGGCGATGACAGGAAGCGAAATCTCGAAGCGCTACGGCGAGGAAGGGCTGCCGGATGATACGATCCGCCTCCATTTCACCGGATCGGCTGGGCAAAGCTTTGCAGCGTTTGTGCCGAAAGGGATGACGCTTGAGCTCGTCGGCGACGCGAATGATTACGTCGGCAAAGGGCTTTCCGGCGGCAAAGTGATCGTCCGTCCGCCGCATGAGGCGCCGTTTGCCGCGGCTGACAACGTCATCATTGGCAACGTGGCGTTTTACGGGGCTACAAGCGGCGAAGCGTACATTCGCGGCCGCGCTGGGGAGCGGTTCTGCGTCCGCAACAGCGGCGTCCATGCTGTTGTCGAAGGCGTCGGCGACCACGGCTGTGAATATATGACCGGCGGCCGCGTTGTCATCCTCGGTTCGGTTGGCAAAAACTTCGCCGCCGGCATGTCCGGTGGGATCGCTTACGTTCTTGCCGATGAAGACAGCTGGCAGCAAACAGCCAACCTTGAGCTCGTCTCATTTGAGCGGCTCGAAGACGAGGAAGAAATTCGCGACGTGCGCCGGATGATCGAAAACCATTACCGCTATACAGGAAGCCCGCGGGCTGCATTGGTGCTCGACGAGTGGGACGATTACGTCCGCCGCTTCGTCAAAGTTATTCCACGCAATTACAAACTGATGATTGAGACGATCGAAACGCTCGAACAGTCCGGGCTTTCGCACGAAGAAGCTGTCATGGCGGCGTTTGAAACGGTGGCAAAACAGAAAAAAGCGGCTGTCGGCGGCGTCCATCAGCTGCAAGCGGTGGCGAAGTAA
- a CDS encoding glutamate synthase subunit beta: MGKATGFMEYAREEEKKRDPLSRLDDWKEYTQPFSEDVLARQGARCMDCGTPFCHMGLELNGLTSGCPVHNLIPEWNDLVYRGRWKEALDRLLKTNNFPEFTGRVCPAPCEGSCTVAISDPAVAIKGIERAIIDKGFAEGWVKPRIPKTRTGKKVAIVGSGPAGLACADQLNQAGHSVTVYERADRIGGLLMYGIPNMKLEKEVVERRVRLLEEEGITFITNTEVGKDITADELRAQYDAVVLCIGAQKQRDLAIEGRELEGVHFAMDYLTGVTKSLLDSNFADGQFIDAKDKHVIVIGGGDTGADCVATALRQGCKSVVQFGKHPALPDKRPDNNPWPQYPLVFTLDYAYEEAKAKFGADPRQYCIQTKKIVGDEHGRVKELHTIQTEKIIDENGKAIFKEIPGTEQVWPCDLVFIAIGFEGPEQPLLKQFGVETINNKVKAPYGKYTTNIEGVFAAGDARRGQSLIVWAIHEGRGAAREVDRFLMGETKLPW, from the coding sequence GTGGGAAAAGCAACAGGATTTATGGAATATGCACGCGAGGAAGAGAAAAAGCGCGATCCGCTTTCCCGTCTTGATGATTGGAAAGAATACACGCAGCCGTTTTCCGAAGACGTGCTGGCCCGCCAAGGTGCCCGCTGTATGGACTGTGGCACGCCGTTTTGTCATATGGGATTGGAGCTAAACGGCCTGACTTCGGGGTGTCCGGTGCACAACTTGATCCCGGAATGGAACGATTTGGTGTACCGAGGCCGCTGGAAAGAAGCGCTTGATCGTTTGTTGAAAACGAACAACTTCCCGGAATTCACCGGCCGCGTCTGTCCAGCGCCGTGCGAGGGGTCATGCACGGTGGCGATTTCCGACCCGGCGGTTGCCATTAAAGGGATTGAACGGGCTATTATTGATAAAGGGTTTGCCGAGGGATGGGTGAAACCGCGCATTCCGAAAACAAGAACAGGGAAAAAAGTGGCCATCGTCGGCTCTGGCCCGGCTGGGCTCGCCTGTGCCGACCAACTTAACCAAGCTGGCCATTCGGTGACGGTGTATGAGCGGGCTGACCGCATCGGCGGCTTATTGATGTACGGCATTCCGAATATGAAGTTGGAAAAAGAAGTGGTCGAGCGGCGGGTGCGTCTGCTCGAAGAGGAAGGTATCACGTTTATTACGAACACCGAAGTCGGCAAAGATATTACGGCTGACGAACTGCGTGCTCAGTACGACGCCGTCGTCTTGTGCATCGGTGCGCAAAAGCAGCGCGATTTGGCCATTGAAGGCCGGGAGCTGGAGGGCGTCCATTTTGCGATGGATTATTTGACCGGCGTGACGAAAAGTTTATTGGATTCCAACTTTGCCGATGGCCAGTTTATTGACGCCAAAGACAAACATGTCATTGTGATCGGCGGCGGCGATACGGGCGCCGACTGCGTGGCGACCGCGCTGCGCCAAGGCTGCAAAAGCGTCGTCCAGTTCGGCAAACACCCGGCTTTGCCGGACAAGCGCCCAGACAATAACCCTTGGCCGCAATATCCGCTCGTTTTCACGCTTGATTATGCGTATGAGGAAGCGAAGGCGAAATTTGGGGCAGACCCGCGTCAATATTGCATTCAAACGAAAAAAATCGTAGGCGACGAGCACGGCCGCGTGAAAGAGCTGCATACGATTCAAACGGAAAAAATCATTGATGAAAACGGCAAAGCGATCTTTAAAGAAATTCCGGGGACGGAACAAGTATGGCCGTGTGATTTGGTTTTTATCGCCATCGGGTTTGAAGGGCCAGAGCAGCCGTTGTTGAAGCAGTTTGGTGTTGAAACGATCAACAACAAAGTGAAAGCCCCATACGGCAAATATACAACAAACATCGAGGGCGTGTTTGCCGCCGGCGACGCCCGCCGCGGCCAAAGCTTAATTGTCTGGGCCATCCATGAAGGCCGAGGGGCGGCTCGTGAAGTCGATCGGTTCCTGATGGGAGAGACGAAGTTGCCGTGGTGA
- a CDS encoding NADPH:quinone oxidoreductase family protein: protein MSAFQAFVVNKTETEFTAGVQTMSIDDLPEGDVLVRVHYSSVNYKDGLASIPDGKIVKTYPFVPGIDLAGVVVSSHHPRFREGDEVIATGYEIGVTHFGGYSEYARLHGDWLVPLPKGLTLKEAMAIGTAGFTAALSIHRLEEHGLTPERGPVLVTGATGGVGSLAVSMLAKRGYTVEASTGKTAEHDYLRALGAKEVLTREDVTAERIRPLDKQRWAAAVDPVGGRTLATVLSRIRYGGAVAVSGLTGGVEVPTTVHPFILRGVSLFGVDSVYCPMDVRLRIWERLAGDLKPDLERIAQEISLAELPQALKRILRGELRGRTVVRLG from the coding sequence ATGTCCGCATTTCAAGCGTTCGTTGTCAACAAAACCGAAACAGAATTTACCGCTGGTGTGCAGACGATGTCCATAGATGATTTGCCGGAAGGCGACGTCCTTGTCCGCGTCCATTATTCGAGCGTCAATTACAAAGATGGATTGGCGTCCATTCCGGATGGCAAAATTGTGAAAACGTATCCGTTCGTGCCGGGAATTGATTTGGCCGGGGTGGTTGTTTCGTCGCACCATCCGCGCTTCCGCGAAGGGGACGAGGTGATCGCGACCGGATATGAAATCGGTGTGACGCATTTCGGGGGCTACAGTGAATATGCTCGCCTGCACGGCGATTGGCTCGTGCCGCTGCCAAAAGGGTTGACGTTGAAAGAAGCGATGGCGATTGGGACGGCTGGGTTTACAGCGGCGCTGTCCATTCACCGTCTTGAGGAGCATGGGTTGACGCCGGAACGCGGACCGGTGCTTGTCACGGGGGCGACGGGCGGCGTCGGGAGTCTGGCCGTGTCGATGCTCGCCAAGCGCGGCTATACGGTGGAAGCGAGCACAGGCAAAACGGCGGAGCACGACTATTTGCGCGCCCTCGGCGCCAAGGAAGTGTTGACGCGCGAAGACGTCACGGCTGAACGCATTCGTCCGCTTGATAAGCAGCGCTGGGCCGCGGCGGTCGACCCGGTCGGCGGCCGGACGCTGGCGACGGTGTTAAGCCGCATCCGCTACGGCGGAGCGGTGGCGGTGAGTGGGTTGACAGGCGGCGTCGAGGTGCCGACAACCGTCCATCCATTCATTTTGCGCGGCGTCAGCTTGTTTGGCGTTGATTCCGTCTATTGTCCAATGGATGTGCGCCTCCGCATTTGGGAGCGGCTCGCTGGCGACTTAAAGCCGGATTTGGAGCGGATTGCTCAAGAGATTTCGCTCGCTGAATTGCCGCAAGCGCTTAAGCGCATTTTGCGCGGCGAACTGCGCGGCCGGACGGTCGTGCGGTTAGGATGA
- a CDS encoding site-specific DNA-methyltransferase — MANAGGRRSVSDARLEVIKKLFPEAVVDGGIDWEWLKRVHGGHKRQEAYEFMWPGKEEARRLAETPASGVLRPDQAASKQWETTNNWYIEGDNLEVLKLLRTSHAGAIQMIYIDPPYNTGKVLTYKDHWRQKKSAPARRKDIEEARAHAGWLNMMYPRLLVARELLAETGAMFISIDDTEQANLKKMCDELFGERNFVATFIWQRAFSPVNMNKFASRNHDFILCYAKNIDRLAWYGLPRHPEADGRYANPDNDPRGPWTSGDLSVGPPIPEKIYDIVTPGGRVVSPPNGYCWRVTKERFAELAADNRIWFGKDGNGVPRLKRFLSEVKPTVTPLTIWTHDEVSHSQEAKKELKELFDGLAVMDYPKPVKLIQRMVALTTKDNDIILDFFSGSATTAHAVMQQNAEDGGRRSFIMVQLPEPLAETSEAYRVGFRTICDIGRERIRRAGEKIVRETGKTELDIGFRVFRFEKKSKQPAR; from the coding sequence ATGGCAAATGCCGGCGGGAGAAGATCGGTGTCGGATGCAAGGCTTGAGGTGATCAAAAAGCTCTTTCCGGAAGCGGTTGTGGATGGGGGCATCGATTGGGAGTGGCTGAAGAGGGTGCATGGCGGTCACAAACGGCAGGAAGCATATGAGTTCATGTGGCCGGGGAAGGAAGAGGCGAGGCGGCTCGCTGAAACGCCTGCGTCCGGAGTATTGCGGCCGGATCAGGCAGCGAGCAAGCAGTGGGAGACAACAAACAATTGGTATATTGAAGGAGACAATTTAGAAGTATTAAAACTGCTGCGGACGTCGCATGCAGGGGCCATCCAAATGATTTACATCGACCCGCCGTACAACACCGGGAAAGTGCTGACGTATAAAGACCATTGGCGCCAAAAGAAGAGCGCGCCAGCTCGTAGGAAGGATATAGAGGAAGCGCGCGCTCATGCCGGCTGGCTCAACATGATGTACCCGCGCCTTTTGGTGGCGCGGGAGCTGTTGGCGGAGACAGGGGCGATGTTTATTTCCATTGATGATACAGAACAGGCGAATTTGAAAAAGATGTGCGATGAACTGTTTGGCGAGCGAAATTTTGTCGCCACGTTCATTTGGCAGCGGGCGTTTTCGCCTGTGAACATGAACAAGTTCGCTTCGCGCAACCATGACTTCATCCTCTGTTACGCGAAAAATATCGACCGTTTAGCTTGGTACGGCTTGCCGCGCCATCCGGAAGCGGACGGGCGGTATGCCAATCCGGACAACGACCCGCGCGGGCCGTGGACGTCAGGAGATTTGTCGGTCGGTCCGCCGATTCCGGAAAAAATTTATGACATCGTGACGCCAGGCGGCCGGGTCGTTTCGCCGCCGAACGGGTATTGTTGGCGGGTGACAAAGGAGCGCTTCGCCGAGCTGGCGGCGGACAACCGCATTTGGTTTGGCAAAGACGGCAACGGGGTGCCGCGCCTGAAGCGGTTTTTAAGCGAAGTGAAGCCGACGGTGACACCGCTTACGATTTGGACGCATGATGAGGTGTCCCATTCGCAGGAGGCGAAAAAAGAGCTGAAGGAGCTGTTCGATGGGCTGGCGGTGATGGATTACCCGAAGCCGGTGAAGCTCATTCAGCGCATGGTGGCGTTGACAACGAAGGACAATGACATCATTCTCGACTTTTTTTCCGGCTCGGCGACAACAGCCCATGCCGTCATGCAGCAAAACGCTGAAGACGGCGGCCGGCGGTCGTTTATAATGGTGCAACTTCCCGAGCCGCTTGCGGAAACGTCCGAGGCGTATCGGGTGGGGTTTCGGACGATTTGCGACATTGGCCGCGAGCGCATCCGCCGCGCGGGGGAGAAAATCGTCCGTGAAACGGGAAAGACAGAGCTTGATATTGGCTTTCGCGTGTTTCGGTTCGAGAAGAAATCGAAGCAGCCCGCTCGCTAG
- a CDS encoding LysR family transcriptional regulator → MELRQLQYFVEVARREHVSEAADALHVAQSAISRQIANLEAELGVQLFEREGRNVKLTPIGRHFLSHAEAVLKAVEDAKQQIEEYLDPERGTIKIGFPTSLASHMMPMVISAFKAEHPNVSFHLRQGSYYYLIEAVKKREIDLAFLGPIPVHEIGIKGEILFSEPFAALLPNSHPLARRDRIVLNELRHDPFVTFPKGYILHQIVIDACHQAGFSPNISSEGEDLDAIKGLVSAGIGVTLLPESALSESLLRYAAKVPIEMPQVKRNVGIIISDHHELAPSVKVFYRFVKDFFAELERYQLRG, encoded by the coding sequence ATGGAGCTGCGGCAACTGCAATATTTCGTGGAAGTCGCCCGGCGCGAACACGTCTCCGAAGCCGCCGACGCCCTCCATGTCGCGCAGTCGGCGATCAGCCGGCAAATTGCCAACCTCGAAGCGGAGCTTGGCGTGCAGCTGTTTGAACGGGAAGGGCGAAACGTGAAGCTCACCCCGATCGGCCGCCATTTTTTGTCGCACGCCGAAGCGGTGTTAAAGGCGGTCGAGGATGCAAAGCAACAAATCGAAGAGTATTTGGACCCGGAACGCGGAACGATTAAAATCGGGTTTCCAACAAGCCTGGCAAGCCACATGATGCCGATGGTCATCTCCGCCTTTAAAGCGGAGCACCCAAACGTCTCGTTCCATCTCCGCCAAGGGTCGTACTATTATTTAATCGAAGCGGTGAAAAAACGGGAGATCGACCTTGCCTTTCTCGGACCGATTCCGGTTCATGAAATCGGCATTAAAGGAGAAATTTTGTTTTCCGAACCGTTTGCCGCCCTCCTGCCGAACAGCCATCCGCTCGCCCGCCGCGACCGGATCGTATTGAACGAACTGCGCCATGATCCATTTGTAACGTTTCCAAAAGGATACATTTTGCATCAAATCGTTATTGACGCTTGCCACCAAGCCGGATTTTCGCCCAACATTTCATCGGAAGGCGAAGATCTCGATGCCATTAAAGGGCTTGTCTCCGCTGGCATCGGCGTGACCCTCCTGCCGGAAAGCGCCTTGTCGGAAAGCCTTCTTCGCTACGCCGCCAAAGTGCCAATCGAGATGCCGCAAGTAAAGCGCAACGTCGGCATTATCATTTCCGACCACCACGAACTCGCTCCGTCGGTAAAAGTGTTTTACCGGTTTGTGAAAGACTTTTTCGCGGAGCTCGAGCGGTATCAATTGCGGGGGTGA
- a CDS encoding DUF3888 domain-containing protein: MNRKFIGVMSLFLIILFGMYGVGTKIVAKSKIYETESTTTLVVNKNDLEDLSIYFLTPYITKAVQDYYGKPSGIQWWKPKILEIKNLEPGSRYKFLLKIRVETFKGAHNPPYGIDIITLEIDFDKIRIIDYKHIEEKIKKQT, encoded by the coding sequence ATGAACAGGAAATTTATAGGAGTAATGTCCCTCTTTTTGATAATATTATTCGGAATGTATGGTGTCGGGACTAAAATTGTCGCCAAATCAAAAATTTATGAAACAGAGTCAACAACTACATTAGTGGTTAATAAAAATGATTTAGAGGACCTTTCAATTTACTTCTTAACGCCTTATATAACCAAAGCAGTACAGGATTATTATGGAAAACCATCTGGAATTCAGTGGTGGAAGCCTAAAATATTAGAGATTAAAAATTTAGAACCCGGGAGTCGTTATAAATTCTTACTCAAAATTCGTGTAGAAACATTTAAAGGGGCTCACAACCCTCCTTACGGAATTGATATAATAACACTTGAAATCGATTTTGACAAAATTCGTATTATTGATTACAAGCACATCGAAGAGAAGATAAAAAAACAAACATAG
- a CDS encoding phosphatase PAP2 family protein, giving the protein MLSMNRRLWITAAMSLSLFLLVWTGVAAGWTERMDEEGLRLFDYWNWLDPFTFLGNGKTIGTISIMLVIGLWFFRRDVYGMVLVVAAVGGGYGINEWLKHIIGRPRPPHAEIGGFSFPSGHAMIGTIYLLILAYFLAQTRTKRGERTAIYGVFGALALLTGLSRLSLQVHYPSDVLGGFLLGVAYVSACLALYRRFTR; this is encoded by the coding sequence ATGCTCAGCATGAATCGACGATTATGGATCACTGCGGCTATGAGTCTGAGCCTTTTTTTGCTTGTTTGGACAGGCGTGGCCGCTGGATGGACGGAGAGAATGGATGAAGAGGGGCTGCGTCTGTTTGATTATTGGAATTGGCTTGACCCGTTTACGTTTCTTGGCAATGGAAAGACGATTGGCACCATCAGCATTATGCTTGTCATTGGTTTATGGTTTTTTCGCCGCGACGTCTACGGAATGGTGTTGGTTGTGGCCGCTGTTGGCGGGGGATATGGCATCAATGAGTGGCTAAAACATATCATTGGACGGCCTCGACCTCCTCATGCTGAAATCGGTGGATTTAGTTTTCCAAGCGGCCACGCGATGATCGGGACGATTTACTTGTTGATTTTGGCGTACTTTTTGGCGCAAACGCGCACGAAGCGAGGCGAGCGGACCGCGATTTACGGCGTTTTTGGAGCGCTTGCCCTGTTGACTGGCTTAAGCAGGTTAAGTCTGCAAGTGCATTATCCATCTGATGTGCTTGGTGGGTTTTTGCTCGGGGTTGCCTATGTATCAGCCTGCCTGGCTCTTTACCGTAGGTTCACTCGCTGA